GCGGCCAGCAGCCGGGCGGCGATCTGGGGCGGCAGCAGTTCGGTGACGCGCCGCATCCTGGGGTCGTCGGTGGACCCGACCGCCGCCGTGAAGCCGAAGCGGGCGCGGGTCTCGACCACGATCCCCGTTTGTGTGGCGGCCTTCGTCATCGCCTCCTTACGGACGCGGGGCTGCCAGTCCTTCCGTACCTCTGCCGCCAGCCGTTCGGCGAGCGCGGGCCGGGGGCGCTTGAGGTCCCCCCTGACGTAACGCTCGACCGTGCGCTGGGTGCAGCCGAGCCTGCGGGCGACCGCGCGGGTCGAGCCCTTCTCCTTCTTCACGAGGAACCTCATCCGCGCCCCCGCCGTCTTCGGGATCGGGCGGGTCGCGGTGTTCTCCGCTGCCTTGGTGATGCTGTCGCCGATGATGCCCACGGCTCACTCCCCCTCGGCGACGGCGTCGACGCCGTCCTTGATGTGCCGGGCCGGGTTGAGGCCCTCGTCCAGCAACTGGGCCGCCCAGAGAAGCGGTTTGGTGCCTTCGTGCTTGACCATGCCGGGGCTGACGCCGAGCCGGAACGCGCCCGGGGCCGGCCGCCCTTCGGAGGTGCGCGGCAGCAGGTCGAGCGGGCCGGGGCTGTCGGACAGGAAGACGACGCCGTCCGAGAGCAGCGCGATCGGCAGGAGCGCGTCGTCCGCGAAGTACAGACGGCCGGCGGGCGGCGGTCCGGACTGGCCGGCCGCAGCGGTCCTGAGGAGTTTGCGGTGCATGTTGACGCGCGCGGTGGCGATGACGGCGGCGCGGATGTCGGGCCGCCAGGTGGGGCGTTCGAGTGCGGGCCAGCGCTCTCCGGGCCGGTAGGCGGCGCCCTGCGGTCGCTCGCGGAGTTTGCCGATACCGCCCTTGACGGTCGACTTGATCGCGGAGAGGACGGCGGCCAGGGCGGGATCGGCTCCCTTGTGGTTCTCCATCGCGGCGAGGAAGGCGTGCTCGTCCAGGTCGGCGGTGACGCCCAGTTCCGCCATCGTCGTCTTGTAGGCGTCGGCGAGACGCTTGTACCAGGGGTCCAGATACGGGCCGTTCTCCGGGCGCACCCACGCTTCGACGGGGCTCAGGGTGACGGGCAGGCCGTAGGTGGTGACCAGTTCGTGCGCGTACGCGACCGTCGGCGTGGCGTACCAGGCCGGTCCGGTCGGGCGGCTGCCGCGCGCGGTGAACGGGGACGGCAGGCGGGGGTCCATCTCGATGCCCGACAGGTCGATCAGCCAGCTGCCCGGCAGCGACTTGTCGAAGTCGGGCGCGGCGAGGTGGACGGGCTCGCCGAGGCCGACGGGCAGGCGGTTCGCCGCTGCGAGGAAGGCGGTGTTCACGTCGATGCCGACCGCGTACTTCCTGGCGCACTCGGCGTCGGTGAGCAACTGCGGGTCGCGGATCCAGTCGTGGGCCTCCTCGTCGATGACCTCGTCGGGGGTGCGCCGGTGGCCGCGCGGATACAGCGCGGCGACGACGGGATGTTCGTCCGGCGCCTCGGGCGGCGCGGGGTCCACGGCCCGGGTGAGGGAGCCGGGCACCGGGCCCGCCACCCAGGTGTCGCCGGCCGCGTCCTTCACCGGCCGGGTGGGCGGGCGCAGGGCGGTCATCAGTTCCAGGCCGGAGACCGCGGTGGAGCCGCACGGGGTGATGACCCGGGCTGCGTACGTGCCGAGGACGTGGGCCAGTTCGGCGGGCGGCAGGGCCGCGGTGCCCGACCAGCTGCGGGGATCGAGCGCGTCCCACGGAAGAACGGCCAGTTGCACGCACTGGCGGCGTCCTTCGCGGGCCGGGCGGTAGATACGGGCCCACGGGCCGAAGCCCCGCTTGGTCAAGGTCCACTTCGCCCTGGTGATCTGCTTGTTGACCTTGTGGTCGTCGGGCAGGCGCAGCCCGCGCC
The nucleotide sequence above comes from Streptomyces sp. NBC_01716. Encoded proteins:
- the tpg gene encoding telomere-protecting terminal protein Tpg, giving the protein MGIIGDSITKAAENTATRPIPKTAGARMRFLVKKEKGSTRAVARRLGCTQRTVERYVRGDLKRPRPALAERLAAEVRKDWQPRVRKEAMTKAATQTGIVVETRARFGFTAAVGSTDDPRMRRVTELLPPQIAARLLAARESGANEGDLRAIVAEGLQEQYFKDNGRRATGLQVEFTDLDYIEMSL
- the tap gene encoding telomere-associated protein Tap → MPRKPDPVDALLKSGPRRTHLPEPAERVRLRGDYGLTRAEVAAALGVTRTTVAGWETGRSEPQGATRAAYAKLLEGIAAQLASAEPEPEAAPQPAQAPVPGPGPGPTPEPAPSRPAVADRPSGRPRPAPRKDVPAAQLAAPDPQFANGPLAVLDGDGNAYCVGGLVLECPAKDLPALVEWALTDARLGAPRLHRNGRDSDPLIVLTEPAALRLGLPAVLEDRRGLRLPDDHKVNKQITRAKWTLTKRGFGPWARIYRPAREGRRQCVQLAVLPWDALDPRSWSGTAALPPAELAHVLGTYAARVITPCGSTAVSGLELMTALRPPTRPVKDAAGDTWVAGPVPGSLTRAVDPAPPEAPDEHPVVAALYPRGHRRTPDEVIDEEAHDWIRDPQLLTDAECARKYAVGIDVNTAFLAAANRLPVGLGEPVHLAAPDFDKSLPGSWLIDLSGIEMDPRLPSPFTARGSRPTGPAWYATPTVAYAHELVTTYGLPVTLSPVEAWVRPENGPYLDPWYKRLADAYKTTMAELGVTADLDEHAFLAAMENHKGADPALAAVLSAIKSTVKGGIGKLRERPQGAAYRPGERWPALERPTWRPDIRAAVIATARVNMHRKLLRTAAAGQSGPPPAGRLYFADDALLPIALLSDGVVFLSDSPGPLDLLPRTSEGRPAPGAFRLGVSPGMVKHEGTKPLLWAAQLLDEGLNPARHIKDGVDAVAEGE